A window of the Catenulispora sp. GP43 genome harbors these coding sequences:
- a CDS encoding aspartate-semialdehyde dehydrogenase, whose translation MSVKKPTLAVVGATGAVGTVMLDLLSTREDVWGEIRLIASPRSAGRKLTCRGEQLEVVALSEEAFEGIDVAMFDVPDEVSAQWAPIAAAKGAVAVDNSGAFRMDPQVPLVVPEVNASAARNRPKGIIANPNCTTLSMIVVLGALHQRYGLASVVAASYQAASGAGQPGIDTLRAQMEKVSGTNLGTHPGDLRGVVGDLGPFPAPLALNVVPWAGSLKEDGWSSEELKIRNESRKILGLPDLRVSATCVRVPVVTTHSVSVHASFEDEVTVAGAHEILRAAPGVVVLDDPAAGEFPTPADVVGTDPTWVGRIRRTLDDPKSLELFVCGDNLRKGAALNTAQIAEVVAAELSGRV comes from the coding sequence ATGAGTGTGAAGAAGCCCACCCTGGCGGTCGTGGGGGCGACCGGAGCGGTCGGCACCGTGATGCTCGACCTGCTGTCCACCCGCGAGGACGTCTGGGGCGAGATCCGCCTGATCGCCTCGCCGCGCAGCGCCGGCCGCAAGCTGACCTGCCGCGGCGAGCAGCTGGAGGTCGTGGCGCTGTCCGAGGAGGCCTTCGAGGGCATCGACGTGGCGATGTTCGACGTGCCCGACGAGGTCTCGGCGCAGTGGGCGCCGATCGCCGCGGCCAAGGGCGCGGTGGCCGTGGACAACTCCGGCGCGTTCCGGATGGACCCGCAGGTGCCGCTGGTGGTGCCGGAGGTGAACGCCTCCGCGGCGCGCAACCGGCCCAAGGGCATCATCGCCAACCCGAACTGCACCACGCTGTCGATGATCGTGGTGCTCGGCGCGCTGCACCAGCGCTACGGCCTGGCCTCGGTGGTGGCCGCCTCCTACCAGGCGGCCTCCGGCGCCGGCCAGCCCGGCATCGACACGCTGCGCGCCCAGATGGAGAAGGTGTCCGGCACCAACCTCGGCACCCACCCCGGCGACCTGCGCGGCGTGGTCGGCGACCTGGGCCCGTTCCCGGCGCCGCTGGCGCTGAACGTGGTGCCGTGGGCCGGCTCGCTGAAGGAGGACGGCTGGTCCTCCGAGGAGCTGAAGATCCGCAACGAGTCGCGCAAGATCCTGGGCCTGCCGGACCTGCGGGTGTCGGCGACCTGTGTGCGCGTCCCGGTGGTCACCACGCACTCGGTCTCCGTGCACGCCAGCTTCGAGGACGAGGTCACGGTGGCCGGCGCGCACGAGATACTGCGGGCCGCGCCCGGCGTCGTCGTGCTCGACGACCCGGCGGCCGGAGAGTTCCCGACCCCGGCGGACGTGGTCGGCACCGACCCGACCTGGGTGGGGCGCATCCGGCGCACGCTGGACGACCCGAAGTCGCTGGAGCTGTTCGTCTGCGGCGACAACCTGCGCAAGGGCGCCGCGCTGAACACCGCGCAGATCGCCGAGGTGGTGGCCGCGGAGCTGTCCGGAAGGGTCTAA
- a CDS encoding aspartate kinase: MGLIVQKYGGSSVADAESIKRVAKRIMETRRAGHEVCVVVSAMGDTTDELIDLAKQVSPILEGREYDMLLTAGERISMSLVAMAINSMGGDARSFTGSQAGVITDQSFNKARITSVTPGRLRTALDEGAITIVAGFQGVSETTKDITTLGRGGSDTTAVALAAALGADVCEIYTDVDGVFSADPRLVPKARKLNRVAYEEMLELAASGAKILHLRSVEYARRFDVPIHVRSSFSQHEGTWVAAREEGETVEQAIIAGVAHDTSEAKVTVVGVPDKPGVAAQIFRTIADAELNIDMVVQNISAAATGRTDISFTLPVADGRKAITALQKVQPAIAFESLLFDDQIAKVSLVGAGMKSHPGVTAVFFEALSNVGVNAEMISTSEIRISVVCRADVVKDAVAALHTAFGLDADGDEAVVYGGTGR; this comes from the coding sequence GTGGGCCTCATCGTCCAGAAGTACGGGGGCAGCTCCGTTGCCGACGCCGAGAGCATCAAGCGTGTCGCCAAACGGATCATGGAGACGCGCCGGGCCGGCCACGAGGTGTGCGTCGTGGTGTCCGCCATGGGCGACACCACCGACGAGCTGATCGACCTGGCCAAGCAGGTCTCGCCGATACTGGAGGGCCGCGAGTACGACATGCTGCTCACCGCCGGCGAGCGCATCTCGATGTCGCTGGTGGCGATGGCCATCAACTCCATGGGCGGCGACGCGCGCAGCTTCACCGGCTCGCAGGCCGGCGTGATCACCGACCAGTCCTTCAACAAGGCCCGCATCACCTCGGTGACCCCGGGCCGGCTGCGCACGGCGCTGGACGAGGGCGCGATCACCATCGTGGCCGGTTTCCAGGGCGTCTCGGAGACCACGAAGGACATCACCACGCTGGGCCGCGGCGGCTCGGACACCACCGCGGTGGCGCTGGCCGCCGCGCTGGGCGCCGACGTCTGCGAGATCTACACCGACGTGGACGGCGTGTTCTCCGCCGACCCGCGCCTGGTCCCCAAGGCCCGCAAGCTGAACCGCGTCGCCTACGAGGAGATGCTGGAGCTCGCCGCGTCCGGCGCGAAGATCCTGCACCTGCGCAGCGTGGAGTACGCGCGCCGATTCGACGTCCCGATCCATGTCCGCTCCTCGTTCTCGCAGCACGAGGGCACCTGGGTCGCCGCAAGAGAAGAAGGAGAGACGGTGGAGCAAGCCATCATCGCCGGGGTCGCCCACGACACCAGCGAGGCGAAGGTCACGGTGGTCGGCGTACCCGACAAGCCCGGCGTGGCCGCCCAGATCTTCCGCACCATCGCCGACGCCGAGCTGAACATCGACATGGTGGTGCAGAACATCTCGGCCGCCGCGACCGGCCGCACCGACATCTCCTTCACGCTGCCGGTCGCCGACGGCCGCAAGGCGATCACCGCGCTGCAGAAGGTGCAGCCGGCGATCGCGTTCGAATCGCTGTTGTTCGACGACCAGATCGCCAAGGTGTCGCTGGTCGGCGCGGGCATGAAGTCGCACCCCGGGGTGACCGCGGTGTTCTTCGAGGCCCTGTCCAACGTCGGCGTGAACGCCGAGATGATCTCGACCTCGGAGATCCGCATCTCCGTGGTCTGCCGCGCCGACGTCGTCAAGGACGCCGTCGCCGCGCTGCACACCGCCTTCGGCCTGGACGCCGACGGCGACGAAGCCGTGGTTTACGGAGGCACCGGCCGATGA
- the recR gene encoding recombination mediator RecR, translated as MYEGVVQDLIDELGHLPNIGPKSAQRIAFHLLQADPAEVRRLAEVLIRAKEQVRFCAICFNVAEQQECKICRDPRRDPGSLCVVEESKDVVAIEKTREFRGRYHVLGGAISPIDGVGPDDLRVKELLKRLADGVITEVILATDPNLEGEATATYLARLIKPLGLRVTRLASGLPVGGDLEYADEVTLGRAFEGRRQLDV; from the coding sequence ATGTACGAGGGTGTGGTCCAGGACCTGATCGACGAGCTCGGCCACCTGCCCAACATCGGGCCCAAGTCCGCCCAGCGCATCGCCTTCCACCTGCTGCAGGCCGATCCGGCCGAGGTCCGCAGGCTGGCCGAGGTGCTGATCCGGGCCAAGGAGCAGGTGCGGTTCTGTGCGATCTGCTTCAACGTCGCCGAGCAGCAGGAGTGCAAGATCTGCCGGGACCCCCGGCGCGACCCGGGCAGCCTGTGCGTGGTGGAGGAGTCCAAGGACGTCGTCGCCATCGAGAAGACCCGGGAATTCCGGGGCCGGTACCACGTGCTGGGCGGCGCCATCTCGCCGATCGACGGCGTGGGCCCGGACGACCTGCGGGTCAAGGAACTGCTCAAACGGCTGGCCGACGGTGTGATCACCGAAGTGATCCTGGCCACCGACCCGAACCTGGAGGGGGAGGCCACCGCCACGTACCTGGCGCGGCTCATCAAGCCCCTCGGGCTGCGGGTGACCCGGCTGGCATCAGGCCTGCCGGTGGGCGGGGATCTGGAATACGCCGACGAGGTCACCCTCGGCCGGGCGTTCGAGGGGAGAAGACAGCTCGATGTCTGA
- a CDS encoding YbaB/EbfC family nucleoid-associated protein, with protein sequence MPDFGGMDLQGMLGQAMQMQQRMVEAQQELENTIVSGSAGGGLVTAKVTGTGDLVGLDIKPEAADPEDTETLADLVIAAVRDARAAADKLASDKMGPLAGGGMPDLGSLGNLFG encoded by the coding sequence ATGCCCGACTTCGGCGGCATGGACCTGCAGGGCATGCTCGGCCAGGCCATGCAGATGCAGCAGCGCATGGTCGAGGCACAGCAGGAGCTGGAGAACACGATCGTGTCCGGCAGCGCCGGCGGCGGCCTGGTGACCGCGAAGGTGACCGGCACCGGGGACCTGGTGGGCCTGGACATCAAGCCCGAGGCCGCCGACCCGGAGGACACCGAGACCCTGGCCGACCTGGTGATCGCCGCGGTGCGCGACGCGCGCGCGGCCGCCGACAAGCTGGCCTCGGACAAGATGGGCCCGCTGGCCGGCGGAGGGATGCCGGACCTGGGCAGCCTCGGCAACCTGTTCGGCTGA
- a CDS encoding DUF5063 domain-containing protein, translating to MSEPMTSDDLSDFAIEIHDQVTSFLLSVRAVARGDAPDSSVPILLLETSQLLLAGGRLGAIRDVVPDERFETDAGPDPDLDELRDKLNALLKPVNTYKEVFDPLAPKSEIETRRISDDLALVCADLAHGLAHYKAERVTEALWWWQFSYLSSWGPAASAVQRALLSVVARSRLGATTG from the coding sequence ATGTCTGAACCGATGACCTCCGACGACTTGTCGGACTTCGCGATCGAGATCCACGACCAGGTCACCTCCTTCCTGCTCTCGGTGCGCGCGGTGGCCCGCGGCGACGCCCCGGACAGCAGCGTGCCGATCCTGCTGCTGGAGACCTCGCAGCTGCTGCTGGCCGGCGGGCGCCTGGGCGCGATCCGGGACGTGGTGCCCGACGAGCGCTTCGAGACCGACGCCGGTCCCGACCCGGACCTGGACGAGCTGCGGGACAAGCTGAACGCGCTGCTCAAGCCGGTGAACACCTACAAGGAGGTGTTCGACCCGCTGGCGCCCAAGTCCGAGATCGAGACCCGCCGGATCTCCGACGACCTGGCCCTGGTCTGCGCCGACCTGGCGCACGGCCTGGCGCACTACAAGGCCGAGCGGGTCACCGAGGCGCTGTGGTGGTGGCAGTTCTCCTACCTGTCCAGCTGGGGCCCGGCGGCCTCGGCGGTACAGCGGGCGCTGCTGTCGGTGGTGGCCCGGTCCCGGCTCGGGGCGACCACCGGCTGA